A single window of Pseudomonas lijiangensis DNA harbors:
- a CDS encoding putative bifunctional diguanylate cyclase/phosphodiesterase yields the protein MKKTLLGVRALMSVPKDNPGLVKAQYIALSRQLPMMYFILLINTLMLAGTHFAVAPRWLVVYCPLIMTLFGVIRAAEWMRTRGRTRTPEQMLAALKRTNMLAPFVAVAFTAWSLALFPYGDSYAQAHVAFYMAITVIGCIFCMMHLLPAALATTAVVNTAFVVFFASTNIMTFVATAIDVLLVSIAMLIILKAQYADFTRLVNMQAQTAKLSEENLHLANQDSLTGLANRRQFFSRLDTLLSRAREQEIRLAVGLIDLDGFKPVNDLYGHSIGDKLLCQVGQRLTGLLDEDVHLARLGGDEFGLIITQAMSDDQLREFGDRICASMREPFLLVDIPIQISASLGIATFPDQASDATQVYEYSDYALYQSKRHRPGTVCLFSAAHRQQLNREGLTEQALRRADLDSEFHVVFQPIVDIHSEQTVAFEALARWESPELGNVPPSEFIPIAERVGMVNRLTVPLLSKALDTAASWPAGIRLSFNLSAHDCGSEDAAQQIVELIKSSHFDPACLDLEITETAVIQDLPQTQRAISRFRELGCGISLDDFGTGYSSLSQIHALSLTKLKVDRTFVTNIHLDPASFKIVKSLVALCQDMQLECIVEGVETAAELDALKNLGCAWAQGYLFSKPMRASDISAWLEGEQLARVQAV from the coding sequence ATGAAGAAAACACTGCTCGGCGTACGAGCGTTGATGTCTGTGCCCAAGGACAATCCTGGTCTGGTCAAGGCGCAATACATCGCGCTGTCTCGCCAATTGCCCATGATGTATTTCATCCTGCTGATCAACACCCTGATGCTGGCGGGCACCCACTTTGCGGTCGCGCCGCGCTGGCTGGTGGTGTATTGCCCGTTGATCATGACGTTGTTCGGCGTGATTCGTGCTGCGGAATGGATGCGCACGCGCGGACGGACGCGCACCCCTGAGCAGATGCTGGCGGCGCTGAAGCGCACCAATATGCTCGCGCCGTTTGTCGCCGTGGCGTTCACCGCCTGGTCGCTGGCGCTGTTTCCCTATGGCGACAGCTATGCCCAGGCGCATGTCGCCTTTTATATGGCGATCACCGTCATCGGCTGCATTTTTTGCATGATGCACCTGCTGCCAGCAGCCCTGGCCACCACCGCAGTGGTCAACACAGCGTTCGTGGTGTTCTTCGCGTCCACCAATATCATGACCTTTGTTGCCACTGCGATTGACGTCCTGCTGGTGTCCATCGCCATGCTGATCATTCTCAAGGCACAGTACGCCGACTTCACCCGGCTGGTGAACATGCAGGCGCAGACGGCAAAACTCAGCGAGGAAAACCTTCACCTGGCCAATCAGGACAGCCTGACCGGACTGGCCAATCGGCGGCAGTTCTTTTCCCGCCTCGATACGCTGCTGTCCCGCGCCCGCGAGCAGGAGATTCGCCTTGCCGTGGGGCTGATCGACCTGGATGGCTTCAAGCCGGTCAACGATCTGTATGGCCATAGCATTGGTGACAAGCTGCTTTGCCAGGTTGGCCAGCGCCTGACCGGGCTGCTCGACGAAGATGTACACCTGGCCCGGCTGGGAGGCGACGAGTTTGGCCTGATCATCACTCAGGCCATGAGCGACGACCAGTTGCGGGAGTTTGGCGACAGAATCTGCGCCAGCATGCGCGAGCCGTTTCTGCTGGTGGACATCCCTATTCAGATCAGTGCATCACTGGGCATCGCGACCTTCCCGGATCAGGCATCCGACGCCACGCAAGTGTATGAATACTCCGACTACGCCCTGTATCAGAGCAAGCGCCACCGCCCCGGCACGGTCTGCCTGTTCAGCGCAGCCCATCGCCAGCAGCTCAATCGCGAAGGGCTGACCGAACAGGCCCTGCGCAGGGCCGATCTGGATTCTGAGTTTCACGTGGTGTTCCAGCCCATCGTGGATATTCACAGTGAGCAAACCGTCGCGTTCGAGGCCCTGGCACGCTGGGAAAGCCCGGAGTTGGGTAACGTGCCGCCCAGTGAGTTCATCCCGATTGCCGAGCGCGTCGGCATGGTCAATCGCCTCACGGTGCCGTTGCTGAGCAAGGCGCTGGACACGGCCGCGAGCTGGCCTGCGGGTATCCGCCTGTCATTCAACCTGTCCGCCCACGACTGCGGTTCGGAGGACGCCGCCCAGCAGATCGTCGAGCTGATCAAAAGCAGCCATTTCGACCCGGCCTGCCTCGATCTGGAAATCACCGAAACCGCGGTCATCCAGGACCTGCCGCAGACCCAGCGAGCAATCAGCCGGTTTCGCGAACTGGGCTGCGGCATTTCCCTCGACGACTTCGGCACCGGCTATTCCAGCCTGAGCCAGATCCACGCGCTGTCACTGACCAAACTGAAGGTGGACCGCACCTTCGTCACCAACATCCACCTCGACCCGGCCAGCTTCAAGATCGTCAAGTCGCTGGTTGCCCTGTGCCAGGACATGCAGCTGGAATGCATCGTCGAAGGCGTGGAAACCGCCGCAGAGCTCGACGCCCTGAAAAACCTCGGCTGCGCCTGGGCCCAGGGCTACCTGTTCTCCAAACCCATGCGCGCCAGCGACATCAGCGCCTGGCTTGAAGGCGAGCAACTGGCCAGGGTGCAGGCGGTTTAA